A genomic stretch from Centroberyx gerrardi isolate f3 chromosome 10, fCenGer3.hap1.cur.20231027, whole genome shotgun sequence includes:
- the popdc2 gene encoding popeye domain-containing 2: protein MSADNATVLESVLYGRPMCDGWTNNTEGAIYHLGNTILFLGYMGGSGAYGCLFIFGFMAPSFLCLTLWGWLTVCGLDVFTWNLLLLLLCLAQICHLVYRLHREGLAGEELSGLYQAVYLPLGVPVHVFKEIAGAFESKVVELKAGETYAVEGKTPIDQLSFLLSGRINVSLEGQFLHYIHRHQFLDSPEWESLRPNEEGKFQVTLTAEEDSRYISWRRRRLYLLLSRERYIARLFSVMLGYDIAEKLYSLNDKLYIKSGVRLDIRLPSLYHVLAPASQGSEAGSGSGSGSGGNAKEPGAAGEQQNQQRGSAGEDPAPAYRTSDQARPQPPQQAPRKTPPPPAEPRAPGGHERYQHPWAPDAELPSGEDSTSLVLEDFADVAGSLMDYGSETGYLR, encoded by the exons ATGAGCGCAGACAATGCCACCGTGCTGGAGAGCGTGCTGTACGGCCGGCCGATGTGCGACGGCTGGACCAACAACACCGAGGGAGCCATCTACCACCTGGGCAACACCATCCTGTTCCTGGGCTACATGGGCGGCAGCGGGGCGTACGGGTGCCTGTTCATCTTCGGCTTCATGGCCCCGTCCTTCCTGTGCCTGACGCTGTGGGGCTGGCTGACCGTGTGCGGCCTGGACGTCTTCACCTggaacctgctgctgctgctgctgtgcctgGCTCAGATCTGCCACCTGGTCTACCGGCTGCACCGGGAGGGCCTGGCCGGCGAGGAGCTGAGCGGCCTGTACCAGGCGGTCTACCTGCCGCTCGGCGTGCCCGTCCACGTCTTCAAGGAGATCGCAGGCGCCTTCGAGAGCAAGGTGGTGGAGCTGAAGGCCGGGGAGACGTACGCTGTGGAGGGCAAGACGCCCATCGACCAGCTCTCCTTCCTGCTGTCCGGGag GATCAACGTGTCTTTGGAGGGCCAGTTCCTGCATTACATCCACCGCCACCAGTTTCTGGACTCTCCAGAGTGGGAGTCCCTCCGGCCCAACGAGGAGGGGAAGTTCCAG GTGACGCTGACGGCGGAGGAAGACTCGCGCTACATCTCGtggcgccgccgccgcctctaCCTGCTGCTGTCGAGGGAGCGCTACATCGCCCGCCTCTTCTCCGTCATGCTGGGCTACGACATCGCCGAGAAACTCTACTCCCTCAACGACAAGCTGTACATCAAGAGCGGCGTGCGCCTGGACATCCGCCTGCCCAGCCTGTACCACGTGCTCGCCCCCGCCTCGCAGGGCAGCGAGGCCGGGAGCGGGAGCGGGAGCGGTAGCGGCGGGAACGCCAAGGAGCCGGGCGCCGCGGGGGAGCAGCAGAACCAGCAGCGGGGCTCGGCGGGCGAAGACCCAGCGCCGGCCTACAGGACGTCCGACCAGGCCCGGCCTCAGCCCCCTCAGCAGGCACCGAGgaagaccccccctcccccggccGAGCCCCGGGCACCCGGCGGGCACGAGCGCTACCAGCACCCCTGGGCGCCGGACGCGGAGCTGCCCTCCGGTGAGGACTCCACCAGCCTGGTCCTGGAGGACTTTGCTGACGTGGCGGGCTCACTGATGGATTATGGGAGTGAGACGGGTTATTTGAGGTAG